A region of Plectropomus leopardus isolate mb chromosome 16, YSFRI_Pleo_2.0, whole genome shotgun sequence DNA encodes the following proteins:
- the stmn4 gene encoding stathmin-4, producing the protein MTLAAYKEKVKELPLVSLFCSCLNPQTADKPTYKAEDAVDLGWCVIKDVEVIELNKRTSGQAFEVILKPPSFDGVPELNASMPQRRDPSLEEIQKKLEAAEERRKCQEAELLKHLAEKREHEREVIQKAFEENNNFIKNAKEKLEQRMEANKENREALLAAMLERLQEKDKHAEEVRKNKEMKEEACR; encoded by the exons ATGACTCTGGCAG ccTACAAGGAGAAGGTCAAAGAGCTCCCCCTGGTGTCTCTGTTCTGCTCCTGCCTGAACCCACAGACTGCAGACAAACCTACGTACAAGGCAGAAG ATGCGGTGGACCTGGGCTGGTGCGTCATCAAAGACGTGGAGGTAATTGAGCTGAACAAGCGGACATCTGGCCAGGCCTTCGAGGTCATCCTGAAGCCCCCGTCCTTTGACGGTGTGCCAGAGCTCAACGCCTCCATGCCGCAGCGCCGTGACCCGTCCCTGGAGGAGATCCAGAAGAAGCTggaggctgcagaggagaggCGAAAG TGCCAGGAGGCGGAGCTGCTGAAGCACCTGGCGGAGAAGAGGGAGCATGAGCGCGAGGTGATCCAGAAGGCCTTCGAGGAGAACAACAACTTCATCAAGAACGCCAAGGAGAAGCTGGAGCAGAGAATGGAGGCCAACAAGGAGAACAGGGAGGCGCTGCTGGCCGCCATGCTGGAGAGGCTGCAGGAGAAG GACAAACACGCCGAGGAAGTGAGGAAGAACAAGGAGATGAAGGAGGAAGCCTGCCGGTAg